The proteins below are encoded in one region of Micromonospora sp. DSM 45708:
- a CDS encoding spermidine synthase: MGRRRDTDRVVADVDTGRAELVPDRDRPGSWTLLLDGAPQSHVDLTDATHLEFEYVRRLAAAIDLVAPAGVPLRVLHLGGGALTLPRYVQATRPGSTQRVSEVDGALVELVRRELPWPSDPRLRVRVADARATLSSSRDGGYDVIVADVFAGARTPAHLTSVEFAAEVARVLAPDGHYLANVADGPPLRHVRGQVATVRTVLPRACLVGDAAVLRGRRYGNLVLVASRVEPPMPELSRRAAGDWFPGRVVAGDELDRFAGGVPVVSDADAVDSTPPPPGIFSVKR; encoded by the coding sequence ATGGGCCGGCGACGGGACACCGACCGGGTGGTGGCGGACGTCGACACCGGGCGGGCCGAGCTGGTGCCGGACCGGGACCGCCCCGGCTCGTGGACGCTGCTGCTGGACGGCGCGCCGCAGTCGCATGTGGACCTGACCGACGCGACGCATCTGGAGTTCGAGTACGTCCGGCGGCTGGCCGCCGCGATCGACCTGGTCGCGCCCGCCGGCGTGCCGCTGCGGGTGCTGCACCTGGGCGGCGGTGCGCTGACGCTGCCCCGGTACGTGCAGGCCACCCGGCCCGGTTCGACGCAGCGGGTGTCCGAGGTGGACGGCGCGCTGGTGGAGCTGGTCCGGCGGGAGCTGCCCTGGCCGTCCGATCCCCGGTTGCGGGTGCGGGTGGCCGACGCCCGCGCCACGCTGTCGTCCAGCCGGGACGGCGGGTACGACGTGATCGTCGCGGACGTCTTCGCCGGCGCCCGCACCCCGGCCCACCTGACCTCGGTGGAGTTCGCCGCCGAGGTGGCCCGGGTGCTGGCGCCGGACGGTCACTACCTGGCGAACGTCGCCGACGGCCCGCCGCTGCGGCACGTCCGTGGGCAGGTCGCCACCGTGCGTACCGTGCTGCCCCGGGCCTGTTTGGTGGGCGACGCGGCGGTGCTGCGCGGCCGGCGGTACGGCAACCTGGTGCTGGTGGCGTCCCGGGTGGAGCCGCCGATGCCGGAGCTGTCCCGGCGCGCGGCCGGCGACTGGTTCCCGGGCCGGGTGGTGGCCGGCGACGAGCTGGACCGCTTCGCCGGCGGCGTCCCGGTGGTCTCCGACGCGGACGCGGTGGACTCCACCCCGCCACCGCCGGGAATCTTTTCCGTCAAACGTTGA
- a CDS encoding sigma-70 family RNA polymerase sigma factor: MHAVAAGWHGEVARPEWMFARAQPHSRASRSGRGVDAHPADRQNDPVPPRPAPGRHQATSAEASHSDQLIRLLYAEHAGPLLMFVMRLTGGDRQRAEDIVQETLLRAWRNAHRLGVQGQGSLRPWLVTVARRIAIDEHRSEQSRPAETYDRDLTAFAESDSTDRVLRTMTVADALRTLSQSHREILVATYFRGRTVPEAAEELGLPLGTAKSRVYYALRALRTALQERGVTE; the protein is encoded by the coding sequence ATGCATGCGGTGGCGGCCGGCTGGCACGGCGAGGTGGCGAGGCCCGAGTGGATGTTCGCCCGGGCGCAGCCACACTCCCGCGCGTCGCGCTCGGGCCGGGGGGTCGACGCGCACCCCGCCGATCGCCAGAATGACCCGGTGCCGCCTCGACCCGCCCCCGGACGCCACCAGGCGACCTCCGCCGAGGCCAGCCACTCCGACCAGTTGATCCGCCTGCTCTACGCGGAGCACGCCGGCCCGCTGCTGATGTTCGTGATGCGGCTGACCGGCGGGGACCGGCAGCGCGCCGAGGACATCGTGCAGGAGACGCTGCTGCGGGCCTGGCGCAACGCGCACCGCCTCGGCGTGCAGGGCCAGGGCTCGCTGCGTCCCTGGCTGGTCACGGTGGCCCGGCGGATCGCCATCGACGAGCACCGCAGCGAACAGTCCCGCCCGGCGGAGACGTACGACCGGGACCTGACCGCGTTCGCCGAGTCGGACAGCACCGACCGGGTGCTGCGCACGATGACCGTGGCGGACGCGCTGCGTACGCTCAGCCAGTCGCACCGGGAGATCCTGGTGGCGACGTACTTCCGGGGTCGTACGGTGCCGGAGGCGGCGGAGGAGCTGGGCCTGCCGCTGGGCACCGCGAAGTCCCGGGTCTACTACGCGCTGCGCGCGCTGCGCACGGCTCTGCAGGAGAGGGGGGTGACGGAATGA
- a CDS encoding anti-sigma factor family protein — translation MSRADHMDVAAYALGVLDAQDAERFEEHLATCWACAAELETMVPVVGLLSGIDGEAMAALEQTHTDPALLDRTLVAVRRDRRRTRVRQLLATAAAVVVFGGLSGVAAGFLGDDAPPVPRAEPTQSVPTAAPSGRPDDPNDPDVGGNEQEGDQHNATDPGTGVKTTMWLAEKEYGTQIAVQLSRLPGPRTCRLLVVRKNATSEVVGTWSVPGGGYGTNQNPLGLELTASTSAPLGDIEKVQVQSVDVNGVASPLVTVSDL, via the coding sequence ATGAGCCGGGCCGACCACATGGACGTCGCCGCGTACGCGCTCGGTGTGCTGGACGCACAGGACGCGGAGCGGTTCGAGGAGCACCTGGCCACCTGCTGGGCGTGCGCGGCGGAGCTGGAGACGATGGTCCCGGTGGTGGGGTTGCTCTCCGGCATCGACGGCGAGGCGATGGCCGCGTTGGAGCAGACCCACACCGACCCGGCGCTGCTGGACCGGACGCTGGTGGCGGTGCGGCGGGACCGGCGGCGTACCCGGGTCCGGCAGTTGCTGGCCACCGCGGCGGCCGTGGTGGTGTTCGGCGGCCTGAGCGGCGTCGCGGCCGGTTTTCTCGGCGACGACGCGCCGCCGGTGCCGCGGGCCGAGCCGACGCAGAGCGTGCCGACCGCCGCGCCGAGCGGTCGGCCGGACGACCCGAACGACCCGGACGTCGGCGGCAACGAGCAGGAGGGCGACCAGCACAACGCCACCGATCCGGGCACCGGCGTGAAGACCACGATGTGGCTGGCGGAGAAGGAGTACGGCACCCAGATCGCCGTGCAGCTCAGCCGGCTGCCCGGGCCGCGCACGTGCCGGCTGCTGGTGGTGCGCAAGAACGCCACCAGCGAGGTGGTCGGCACCTGGTCGGTGCCGGGTGGCGGCTACGGCACCAACCAGAACCCGCTCGGGCTGGAGCTGACCGCGTCGACCTCGGCCCCGCTCGGCGACATCGAGAAGGTCCAGGTGCAGTCCGTGGACGTCAACGGCGTGGCGAGCCCGCTGGTGACCGTCTCCGACCTCTGA
- a CDS encoding COG4315 family predicted lipoprotein, translated as MAHHMRTTVIVASAMVALTACAPAGYNGANSGAAEPVAVAAAEPTAAAEPEASASPEAPAVDQAPPSDVKLTDELVGKKLPRMGKVVTDQDGWVLYRFDKDSSNPAQSNCVDKCAEVWPPALTDGNPQLQGVSDDKVGTVTRQDGTRQITIGDWPVYRYIGDKKPGQWKGQGVGGTWFVVDPNGKKNLTCLPTGTPKAVAPPASGGSGDSGGSDYSY; from the coding sequence GTGGCACACCACATGCGGACGACCGTCATCGTCGCGAGCGCGATGGTCGCACTTACGGCCTGCGCCCCCGCGGGCTACAACGGGGCGAACTCGGGCGCGGCGGAGCCGGTCGCCGTCGCCGCGGCCGAGCCCACCGCGGCGGCCGAGCCGGAGGCGTCGGCCTCCCCGGAGGCGCCCGCCGTCGACCAGGCGCCCCCGTCGGACGTGAAACTCACCGACGAACTGGTCGGCAAGAAGCTGCCCCGGATGGGCAAGGTCGTCACCGACCAGGACGGCTGGGTGCTGTACCGGTTCGACAAGGACTCGTCGAACCCGGCGCAGTCCAACTGCGTGGACAAGTGCGCCGAGGTCTGGCCGCCGGCGCTGACCGACGGCAACCCGCAGCTCCAGGGCGTCTCCGACGACAAGGTCGGCACCGTCACCCGCCAGGACGGCACCCGGCAGATCACGATCGGGGACTGGCCGGTCTACCGCTACATCGGTGACAAGAAGCCCGGCCAGTGGAAGGGCCAGGGCGTCGGCGGCACCTGGTTCGTCGTCGACCCGAACGGCAAGAAGAACCTGACCTGCCTGCCGACCGGCACCCCGAAGGCGGTCGCCCCGCCGGCGTCCGGCGGTTCGGGCGACTCGGGCGGCTCGGACTACTCGTACTGA
- a CDS encoding DNA-3-methyladenine glycosylase family protein, whose amino-acid sequence MTSPAARRTLRPPAGYRLAASVRALTFSPYDPCARIAAGSFWWATRTPDGPATLALRPEAGELAAEGYGPGAAWVVDRADRVAGLADDLTGFPALAAAHPLVARLAHQHHGLRMPATGQVFPRLLRAVFEQKVTGTEAYRAYAATVRHFREPAPGPLQPLLLPPTPDAVAATPYWVFHPFGVEQRRADTLRRAAAVADRLERCADAAEATRRLTAIPGIGPWTVAEVVRIAYGDPDAVSVGDYHVPNTVAWALAGEPRGDDARMLALLEPFRGHRGRVCVLLEAAGVQAPKYGPRAPIRSFARY is encoded by the coding sequence GTGACCTCGCCCGCCGCCCGCCGCACGCTGCGCCCCCCGGCCGGCTACCGGCTGGCCGCCTCGGTGCGGGCGTTGACCTTCAGCCCGTACGACCCGTGCGCGCGGATCGCCGCCGGCAGCTTCTGGTGGGCGACCCGCACCCCGGACGGTCCGGCCACGCTGGCGCTGCGCCCCGAGGCCGGCGAACTGGCCGCCGAGGGGTACGGCCCGGGCGCGGCGTGGGTGGTCGACCGCGCCGACCGGGTGGCCGGGCTGGCCGACGACCTGACCGGTTTCCCCGCGCTGGCCGCCGCGCACCCGCTGGTGGCCCGGCTGGCCCACCAGCACCACGGGCTGCGGATGCCGGCCACCGGCCAGGTGTTCCCCCGCTTGCTGCGGGCCGTCTTCGAGCAGAAGGTCACCGGCACGGAGGCCTACCGGGCGTACGCGGCGACCGTGCGGCACTTCCGCGAGCCGGCGCCGGGCCCGCTGCAACCGCTGCTGCTGCCGCCGACGCCGGACGCGGTGGCGGCCACGCCGTACTGGGTGTTCCACCCGTTCGGCGTGGAGCAGCGGCGGGCCGACACGCTGCGTCGCGCCGCCGCCGTCGCGGACCGGCTGGAACGCTGCGCGGACGCGGCGGAGGCGACCCGCCGGCTCACCGCGATCCCCGGCATCGGGCCGTGGACCGTCGCCGAGGTGGTCCGGATCGCGTACGGGGACCCGGACGCGGTGAGCGTCGGCGACTACCACGTGCCGAACACGGTGGCCTGGGCGCTGGCCGGGGAGCCGCGCGGCGACGACGCCCGGATGCTGGCGCTGCTGGAGCCGTTCCGGGGCCACCGGGGGCGGGTCTGCGTGCTGCTGGAGGCCGCCGGCGTGCAGGCGCCGAAGTACGGCCCGCGCGCCCCGATCCGTTCCTTCGCCCGCTACTGA
- a CDS encoding DUF1990 family protein: MSPREEVADVPELTYPEVGATRDGGRPAGYHHLRHRVRLPDGAFPTAADAVLGWRLHRAAGVVMRADAPRAAPGVRVTPGLGVGPARIWGPTEVVWVVDEPDRAGFGYGTLPGHPEIGEEAFLVTRGPDGTWFEVTAFSRPAHWYVRAAGPVTRGFQLGYAWWLGRTLRRLTAQ, translated from the coding sequence GTGTCCCCGCGCGAGGAGGTGGCCGACGTGCCCGAGCTGACGTACCCCGAGGTGGGCGCGACCCGCGACGGTGGCCGACCGGCCGGTTACCACCACCTGCGCCACCGGGTCCGGCTGCCGGACGGCGCGTTCCCGACAGCGGCGGACGCGGTGCTCGGCTGGCGGCTGCACCGCGCCGCCGGGGTGGTGATGCGCGCCGACGCGCCGCGCGCCGCGCCCGGAGTGCGGGTCACGCCGGGGCTGGGCGTCGGCCCGGCGCGGATCTGGGGGCCGACCGAGGTGGTCTGGGTGGTGGACGAGCCGGACCGGGCCGGCTTCGGCTACGGCACGCTGCCCGGGCACCCGGAGATCGGCGAGGAGGCGTTCCTGGTCACCCGCGGACCCGACGGGACCTGGTTCGAGGTGACCGCGTTCAGTCGGCCGGCGCACTGGTACGTGCGCGCCGCCGGGCCGGTCACCCGGGGCTTCCAGCTCGGGTACGCGTGGTGGCTGGGGCGGACGCTGCGCCGGCTCACCGCTCAGTAG
- a CDS encoding GNAT family N-acetyltransferase: MTDDVTIAPAVVADAGEILTVQRAAYLVEAQRYRDVFLPPLTETLDEVRAALAGPVVVLAARRGTRLVGSVRARLDGDTAHVGRLAVAPDQQGRGIGGRLLTAVEHACAGRVARFALFTGAESADNLSLYARRGYRVVAHRPDENGNRLAVLEKVDPARGGG; the protein is encoded by the coding sequence GTGACCGACGACGTGACCATCGCCCCCGCCGTCGTCGCGGACGCCGGCGAGATCCTCACCGTGCAGCGTGCCGCGTACCTGGTGGAGGCGCAGCGCTACCGGGACGTGTTCCTGCCCCCGCTGACCGAGACGTTGGACGAGGTCCGGGCGGCGCTGGCCGGCCCGGTCGTGGTGCTCGCCGCCCGGCGCGGGACCCGCCTGGTCGGCTCGGTGCGGGCCCGGCTCGACGGCGACACCGCCCACGTCGGTCGGCTCGCGGTCGCCCCGGACCAGCAGGGACGCGGCATCGGTGGGCGGCTGCTGACCGCGGTGGAGCACGCCTGCGCCGGCCGGGTGGCCCGGTTCGCGTTGTTCACCGGCGCGGAGAGCGCGGACAACCTCAGCCTGTACGCCCGGCGCGGCTACCGGGTGGTGGCGCACCGGCCGGACGAGAACGGCAACCGGTTGGCGGTGCTGGAGAAGGTCGACCCCGCTCGCGGCGGCGGCTGA
- a CDS encoding ATP-dependent DNA ligase produces the protein MDLPINPPVEPMLAKSVAELPTDPGLTYEPKWDGFRCIVFRDGDEVELASRGGKSMTRYFPEVVEQARRQLPPRCAIDGELIVIRRDGPDGQPRLDFELLAQRIHPAKSRVTLLAETTPADFVAFDLLALDDELLTDQPYPQRRERLERALAGVRPPVHVTQVTTDPATARRWFEVFEGAGLDGLIVKPADLPYEPGKRLMFKVKHARTADAVVAGFRWHKSGPVVGSLLLGLYDDDGMLHHIGVSSSFTMARRKELLDELEPYREVGDEHPWAHGDHERGQRIPGGVSRWTGGKNLEWEPLRPELVVEVAYDAMEGDRLRHTARFLRWRPDRDPRSCGYDQLDRPIRYDVDEVLRGDPAATVSDTRGRA, from the coding sequence GTGGACCTGCCGATCAACCCGCCGGTCGAGCCGATGCTCGCCAAGAGCGTGGCCGAGCTACCGACCGATCCCGGCCTGACCTACGAGCCGAAGTGGGACGGCTTCCGCTGCATCGTGTTCCGCGACGGCGACGAGGTCGAGCTGGCCAGTCGCGGCGGCAAGTCGATGACACGCTACTTCCCCGAGGTGGTCGAGCAGGCACGCCGCCAGCTCCCGCCCCGGTGCGCGATCGACGGCGAGTTGATCGTGATCCGCCGGGACGGTCCCGACGGGCAGCCGCGGCTCGACTTCGAGCTGCTGGCCCAGCGGATCCATCCGGCCAAGTCCCGGGTGACGCTGCTGGCTGAGACCACACCCGCCGACTTCGTCGCGTTCGACCTGCTGGCGCTCGACGACGAGTTGCTCACCGACCAGCCCTACCCGCAGCGCCGGGAGCGGTTGGAGCGGGCCCTGGCCGGGGTCCGGCCGCCGGTGCACGTGACGCAGGTGACCACCGACCCGGCGACCGCCCGGCGCTGGTTCGAGGTGTTCGAGGGCGCCGGCCTGGACGGCCTCATCGTCAAGCCGGCCGACCTGCCCTACGAGCCGGGCAAGCGGCTGATGTTCAAGGTCAAGCACGCCCGCACCGCGGACGCGGTGGTGGCCGGTTTCCGCTGGCACAAGTCCGGCCCGGTGGTCGGCTCGCTGCTGCTGGGGCTCTACGACGACGACGGGATGCTGCACCACATCGGCGTCAGCTCCTCGTTCACCATGGCCCGGCGCAAGGAGCTGCTCGACGAGCTGGAGCCCTACCGCGAGGTCGGCGACGAGCACCCGTGGGCGCACGGTGACCACGAGCGGGGCCAGCGCATCCCGGGTGGGGTGAGCCGGTGGACCGGCGGCAAGAACCTGGAGTGGGAGCCGTTGCGCCCCGAGCTGGTGGTCGAGGTCGCCTACGACGCGATGGAGGGCGACCGGCTGCGGCACACCGCCCGGTTCCTCCGCTGGCGTCCCGACCGGGACCCCCGCTCGTGCGGCTACGACCAGCTCGACCGGCCGATCCGCTACGACGTCGACGAGGTGCTGCGCGGCGACCCGGCGGCGACGGTGAGCGACACCCGCGGCCGGGCGTAG
- a CDS encoding alpha/beta hydrolase, with product MEGAHVTRLTDRPRRVRPALAAFVAAVVLTAGCTLPAFAPRAESGGAVEAAPPGSAPTWRACPEVPGELVGRGAPDMRYECTRIAVPRNWGAGAATGATAGPGTGETFEIALIRARSTKQRDRIGSLVVNPGGPGASGVDTAVYLSFGPTFGGLPTAVTDRFDIVGFDPRGVARSSPVRCIPDADLDASFGYDPDPESQASFDGFVDLNRRIGARCGAKYGDQLPLYGTEQAARDMDAVRAAVSDEKLSYLGYSYGTLLGATYAQLYPQRVRALVLDGAVDPRQQLVAGSESQAKGFERAFDNFSAWCAANAGRCPIAPDARGAVTAAIDKANGSPVRGADGREATAGWVFYAVISSLYTEQGWQELARAIDDLQGGDPAGVFKLADAYAGREDDGRYSNLFDANLAVNCADETEKPTREQVRSLQAQWRQKYPLFGPALAVGMLGCVEWPGARDPYPTGRAVGAPPILVVGTTGDPATPYEQTGALASMLGVGRVLTWEGEGHTAYPQTACVNAAVNAYLISLTVPREGLRCPAR from the coding sequence ATGGAAGGCGCCCACGTGACCCGTCTGACCGACCGGCCCCGCCGGGTCCGGCCCGCGCTGGCCGCGTTCGTCGCGGCGGTGGTGCTCACCGCCGGTTGCACGCTGCCGGCGTTCGCGCCGCGCGCCGAGAGCGGGGGCGCGGTCGAGGCGGCCCCGCCGGGCAGCGCGCCCACCTGGCGGGCCTGCCCCGAGGTGCCGGGCGAGCTGGTCGGCCGGGGCGCGCCCGACATGCGCTACGAGTGCACCCGGATCGCGGTGCCCCGCAACTGGGGCGCCGGGGCGGCCACCGGCGCGACCGCCGGGCCGGGCACCGGCGAGACGTTCGAGATCGCGCTGATCCGGGCCCGTTCCACCAAGCAGCGCGACCGGATCGGGTCGCTGGTGGTCAACCCGGGCGGCCCCGGGGCCTCCGGCGTGGACACCGCCGTCTACCTCTCCTTCGGCCCGACGTTCGGCGGGCTGCCGACGGCGGTCACCGACCGGTTCGACATCGTCGGCTTCGACCCGCGCGGGGTGGCCCGGTCCAGCCCGGTCAGGTGCATCCCGGACGCCGACCTGGACGCCAGCTTCGGCTACGACCCCGACCCGGAGAGCCAGGCGTCGTTCGACGGCTTCGTCGACCTCAACCGGCGCATCGGCGCGCGGTGCGGCGCGAAGTACGGCGACCAGCTCCCGCTCTACGGCACCGAGCAGGCCGCGCGGGACATGGACGCGGTGCGCGCGGCGGTCAGCGACGAGAAGTTGAGCTACCTGGGCTACTCCTACGGCACGCTGCTCGGCGCGACCTACGCCCAGCTCTACCCGCAGCGGGTGCGCGCGCTGGTGCTCGACGGCGCGGTCGACCCGCGGCAGCAGCTCGTCGCCGGCTCGGAGAGCCAGGCCAAGGGCTTCGAGCGGGCGTTCGACAACTTCTCCGCGTGGTGCGCGGCGAACGCCGGCCGCTGCCCGATCGCGCCGGACGCCCGCGGCGCGGTCACCGCCGCGATCGACAAGGCCAACGGCTCCCCGGTCCGCGGCGCGGACGGCCGGGAGGCCACCGCCGGTTGGGTCTTCTACGCGGTGATCTCGTCGCTCTACACCGAGCAGGGCTGGCAGGAGCTGGCCCGGGCGATCGACGACCTCCAGGGCGGGGACCCGGCGGGGGTGTTCAAGCTCGCCGACGCGTACGCCGGCCGTGAGGACGACGGGCGCTACTCCAACCTGTTCGACGCCAACCTGGCGGTGAACTGCGCCGACGAGACCGAGAAGCCGACCCGGGAGCAGGTCCGGTCGTTGCAGGCGCAGTGGCGGCAGAAATATCCGCTGTTCGGCCCGGCGTTGGCGGTGGGGATGCTCGGCTGCGTGGAGTGGCCGGGCGCGCGGGACCCGTACCCGACCGGGCGGGCCGTCGGCGCGCCGCCGATCCTGGTGGTCGGCACCACCGGCGACCCGGCCACGCCCTACGAGCAGACCGGGGCGCTGGCCTCGATGCTGGGCGTCGGTCGGGTGCTCACCTGGGAGGGTGAGGGGCACACCGCGTACCCGCAGACCGCGTGCGTGAACGCGGCTGTCAACGCGTACCTGATCTCGCTCACCGTCCCCCGGGAGGGGCTGCGCTGCCCCGCCCGGTGA
- a CDS encoding YncE family protein, with amino-acid sequence MTPVPPRPSRSRRRAGPAVLAALALALPTPLAVAPAPAAAAVALQEVMFVGNNWDGTADVIRSRGDYAKLGRIDVIPDRDARLREIYLNPIKLAYFLGIRQGPGEGHDQFVDDMYTTPDGTALVASRPSFADVVSIDLATGAVRWRFPVSGYRADHMAVSPDGTRVAVSASTSNTVHVLDIRTGRQLGSFGTGDKPHENIFTRDNRLWNMSIGEVNTDLDAPWLDWTKGDRRITVADATTYQVVKVIDMRERLDAAGRRDLSDAVRPAVFTPDGGTLYFQVSFFNGLVEYDVATDRITRVATLPKNPATSEDRTTWVNDSRHHGLSVSPDGSRLCVAGTMDDYATVVDRATLREGTLVPASKPYWATVSGDGRDCVISESGADQVTAINFATGQKVASVPVGDHPQRVRVGHLPVDWTPPAAG; translated from the coding sequence ATGACCCCCGTCCCACCCCGCCCGTCCCGATCCCGCCGCCGCGCCGGACCCGCCGTGCTGGCCGCGCTCGCGCTCGCCCTGCCGACCCCGCTGGCCGTGGCGCCCGCGCCCGCCGCCGCGGCCGTCGCGCTCCAGGAGGTGATGTTCGTCGGCAACAACTGGGACGGCACCGCCGACGTCATCCGCTCCCGCGGCGACTACGCCAAGCTCGGCCGGATCGACGTGATCCCGGACCGGGACGCGCGGCTGCGCGAGATCTACCTCAACCCGATCAAGCTGGCCTACTTCCTCGGCATCCGGCAGGGCCCGGGGGAGGGGCACGACCAGTTCGTCGACGACATGTACACCACGCCGGACGGCACCGCGCTCGTCGCGTCCCGGCCCAGCTTCGCCGACGTGGTCTCGATCGACCTGGCCACCGGCGCGGTCCGCTGGCGGTTCCCGGTCTCCGGCTACCGCGCCGACCACATGGCCGTGTCGCCCGACGGCACCCGGGTCGCGGTCTCCGCGTCCACCTCGAACACGGTGCACGTGCTGGACATCCGCACCGGTCGGCAGCTCGGCTCGTTCGGCACCGGCGACAAGCCGCACGAGAACATCTTCACCCGCGACAATCGACTGTGGAACATGTCCATCGGCGAGGTCAACACCGACCTGGACGCGCCCTGGCTCGACTGGACCAAGGGCGACCGCCGGATCACCGTCGCCGACGCCACCACGTACCAGGTGGTCAAGGTGATCGACATGCGGGAGCGGCTGGACGCCGCCGGCCGCCGCGACCTCTCCGACGCGGTCCGCCCGGCGGTGTTCACCCCGGACGGCGGCACGCTCTACTTCCAGGTGTCCTTCTTCAACGGCCTGGTCGAGTACGACGTGGCCACCGACCGGATCACCCGGGTCGCCACGCTGCCGAAGAACCCGGCCACCAGCGAGGACCGCACCACCTGGGTGAACGACTCCCGGCACCACGGGCTGTCGGTCAGCCCGGACGGCTCGCGGCTCTGCGTCGCCGGCACCATGGACGACTACGCGACGGTGGTGGACCGGGCCACGCTGCGCGAGGGGACGCTGGTGCCGGCCAGCAAGCCGTACTGGGCCACGGTCAGCGGGGACGGCCGGGACTGCGTGATCTCCGAATCCGGCGCGGACCAGGTCACCGCCATCAACTTCGCCACCGGGCAGAAGGTGGCAAGTGTCCCGGTCGGCGACCATCCGCAGCGGGTCCGCGTCGGGCACCTGCCGGTCGACTGGACACCCCCGGCCGCCGGCTGA
- a CDS encoding helix-turn-helix domain-containing protein, whose amino-acid sequence MTRTGDGPTFGALLRDLAGDAAAVEEVARAARADSPEVARLPAGEVRRQVVLLLTSGLGALERHEDPAGRDFTEARRLGADRAAQGISVAGLLRGVQAGRDRAVELVVRHGRAAGIPDQVLLEGLLVIGRYAAAVERAVVDGHRAAERELAGTGATVRARLLRRLLLDGPAGAAPAELARFGLRPDGHYHCLVAPHPDPVRSYALHRQLTRHGGLVGTVEDRLAGLLPRLPGAAPAGLLALVAPAQPLARAPTMYALCLAALRTATRRRLRGLRRVTDLAGETALAAQPALAELLRGALLGALDPADDFHRELAGTALAWLDHGQRLDQTAAALHVHPNTVRYRLRRLREVTGGPPVEEGARCTVPETVHWWWALRSWLDGC is encoded by the coding sequence ATGACCCGGACCGGAGACGGGCCCACGTTCGGCGCGCTGCTGCGCGACCTGGCCGGCGACGCAGCCGCCGTGGAGGAGGTGGCGCGGGCCGCCCGCGCGGACTCCCCGGAGGTGGCCCGCCTGCCGGCCGGCGAGGTGCGCCGGCAGGTGGTCCTGCTGCTGACCAGCGGGCTCGGCGCGCTGGAGCGGCACGAGGATCCGGCCGGGCGGGACTTCACCGAGGCCCGCCGGCTGGGCGCCGACCGGGCGGCGCAGGGCATCTCCGTCGCCGGCCTGCTACGCGGCGTCCAGGCCGGCCGGGACCGGGCGGTGGAGCTGGTGGTCCGGCACGGCCGGGCCGCCGGCATCCCGGACCAGGTGCTGTTGGAGGGGCTGCTCGTCATCGGCCGGTACGCCGCCGCGGTGGAGCGGGCGGTGGTGGACGGGCACCGCGCCGCCGAGCGGGAGCTGGCCGGCACCGGCGCGACGGTCCGGGCGCGACTGCTGCGCCGGCTGCTGCTCGACGGCCCCGCCGGCGCGGCCCCGGCCGAGCTGGCCCGGTTCGGGCTACGGCCGGACGGGCACTACCACTGCCTGGTCGCCCCGCATCCCGACCCGGTGCGGTCGTACGCCCTGCACCGGCAGCTCACCCGGCACGGCGGCCTGGTCGGCACCGTCGAGGACCGGCTGGCCGGCCTGCTCCCCCGGCTGCCCGGCGCCGCCCCGGCCGGCCTGCTGGCGCTGGTGGCGCCCGCGCAACCGCTGGCGCGGGCCCCGACCATGTACGCGCTCTGCCTGGCGGCGCTGCGCACCGCGACGCGCCGCCGGCTGCGCGGCCTGCGTCGGGTGACCGACCTGGCCGGGGAAACCGCGCTGGCCGCCCAGCCGGCGCTGGCCGAGCTGCTGCGCGGCGCGTTGCTCGGCGCGCTCGACCCGGCCGACGACTTCCACCGGGAGCTGGCCGGCACGGCGCTCGCCTGGCTGGATCACGGCCAACGTCTGGACCAGACCGCGGCGGCGTTGCACGTGCACCCGAACACGGTGCGGTACCGGCTGCGCCGGCTCCGGGAGGTGACCGGCGGGCCGCCGGTCGAGGAGGGCGCCCGGTGCACGGTGCCGGAGACCGTGCACTGGTGGTGGGCGCTGCGGAGCTGGCTGGACGGTTGCTGA
- a CDS encoding potassium channel family protein, translating into MELLLLPFRWIYRGLVWFANSPRTLITSYLLMIVVAGVLYSHAEHKGAADSVWWAVVTASTVGYGDISPTTFAGRVLAALLISTMVLLVIPLITAHFASRLIVDDDAFEHAEQEELKSDVRRLRALVEEMAARQGVVLPEPVRPAPVATSGDRRGRRRRR; encoded by the coding sequence ATGGAACTTCTGCTGCTGCCGTTCCGCTGGATCTACCGGGGGCTGGTCTGGTTCGCCAACTCCCCCCGCACGCTGATCACCTCGTACCTGCTGATGATCGTGGTGGCCGGCGTGCTCTACAGCCACGCCGAACACAAGGGCGCGGCGGACTCGGTCTGGTGGGCGGTGGTGACCGCCTCCACGGTCGGGTACGGCGACATCTCCCCGACCACGTTCGCCGGCCGGGTCCTCGCCGCGCTGCTCATCTCCACCATGGTGCTGCTGGTGATCCCACTGATCACCGCGCACTTCGCCAGCCGCCTGATCGTCGACGACGACGCCTTCGAACACGCCGAGCAGGAGGAGTTGAAGTCCGACGTCCGGCGGCTGCGGGCGCTGGTCGAGGAGATGGCCGCCCGGCAGGGTGTGGTGCTGCCCGAGCCGGTCCGCCCGGCGCCCGTGGCGACGTCCGGCGACCGCCGGGGCCGGCGTCGCCGCCGGTGA